The Bombus huntii isolate Logan2020A chromosome 2, iyBomHunt1.1, whole genome shotgun sequence genomic interval TGTACTTTATTCCAAATACATTTTAACCCATTATTCGCTTATAACAAAATTTACAACCctagtatttttaaatatagaagaTTTGAATCCTCAATAGgataaatgtagaaaataacagataaatatttcgtatgtTTTACGTTTATCTGCTATCACCAAGTGCACTTTACAAGCACttttatgaatgtaaaataaaaatttaacgttACCTACAAACTTTTGTCATATTTTGTCGCTTATAACAAGAAAGGAGTTATAGATAGTCCCATTCTGACACAGTTCTGTAATAATACAAACTAATCCCGTCTTATGCTGTAaccttatttttattaacctGTTGTACTCGTTGTCGCAACGATGATGGCAGTGATCGTGAGAATGGCAGCAATAATGACGACTCTGACGATACCAATAATCCCGATGAGGTCGTAGAAGATCAAGAGTCGAATGTTTCGCACAACGGAATGTGCGCGAAATACTAGACGACGATGGGTGGTTATCCTTTTGCGAGTTTCGATGATACGATTTATGATCTCTCCCTTCGGCATTACACTCGTGCTCGTCTTTATCGTAATCTAAACAAGACGAAATTATTAGGATAATTCACGGTAATATAATTCACATCGACAAATTCAATGGCAAATTCGATTTATCGACAACTGCAGATTCAAGAACGCGAGGAACTTTGATTTACTTCGTTTCTCGAACGAGTCGCTGCTTTTAACATTGTCCACTTCGTTCTGATCGTAGCCGTACAGAAGATTAACGGAATCCAATTTAGTGGAAGTTTTTTTCGGGTTTCGTCTTGGAAAATAAGAATATGAGCCACGACAACGACTAGAATTTCGAGGTTCCGTTATGAAACTTTTTATTGCCTTCGCGTTACAACtaaaaaaagaagcaaacGAGTATGTGTTACTTCTTTGTATTCTTTTAGTGCTTATACGACAAAATTGATAACcagataataaaattcttatttcaTTCTGGTTTCACCGACgtaaaattgaaacaaaaaaggagaaggttaaaaatttcaattttgtaaaattttgtcCGGAGGCGTGTTGCGATTATCGAACGACCACATCAACAAATTTTCGGGGTAAAATCGCTcaatgtataatatacaataagaTATGAACTAGATGTTGACATAATTCTCAGTTTtcaatatatcatttataaattaatgtctTTAATAACATTCTGAAAATTGCTTGAAGCTAAAAATGATAAGGactcataaaataatattacggTTGATTTAATGATATTACTTTCGTCAGTGATTAATCTAAATTGTGAATACTAAACTATACTACATATAAATTCGTGTTGTAATTGTGTGATTTAATTCAGAATATCTCACTACTATCATATAgaagaatgaaatattaaaattaaattagaatttGATATTCTTCTTATAATTACAAcgtatttttctaaaattactACGAAAACTGTAAACAGCTGGCCACAAGAATATTTGTCAAATTAAAACGTTCCTGATAATCGATTCTCGTGTACAAAATGCGCCATACCTTTCTGTTTGTTCCGATTTAGAAAATTCGCTTTTCTGCGTGATCCCATTGTGCTCTTTGCTTGGGACGATGTCGAGTGCATCTCCAGCATTGCATTGATCGTTACGTTTACGACAACAACTGCAGATTATTGGCTTCTTGAGTAAGTTTTCCTTGATCGAGCCACTTTCGCCGCACTCATCGTTCCAGAATGCCTTTGCTTCCACACGATTCGATCTTCCGTTTGAACAGTTTCTCGATGGAAGCGACGAATTTTCTTGATCGTTTAGCTCCTCGTTTCCGCTGACGCTTTCAGTCTGATTCCAACATTGTCAAAGACAACAATTTGCAGAGAAATGTTATTAAGAACGTTTCAGAAATCTTTGATCTAAATTTAACAATCTAAATCAAGCAGCTGCAAATCCCAAGACCAGGCAATTCTTAAGATCGAACCATTGaatgatatataaaaaaattaatttggaTTTATAACCTGGTTCAATATAATATGACATAAACACGAATACCGAAAAAATTTGTAGAATATTAGCAGTGAAATTACCTTATCGAACTTTGTTTCTTCTATGTTGCTATACAAACCAAAATTTTTCGGAAATTTACGTCGAGCTCGGCGAAAAGCTACCGCGGCTGCGACCAGTTGATGCGAGGATGACGGACAAACCTGGGACATGGCTGAAAAAGTCGTATGAACCGGTTCGAATATTTCCCGAATTTTAAAAATGTCCAATTTATCATTCGGAGTAATTGGTTAAGTTTGCTATGGGGAAAATGGTAATCGACGTTGAAGTGAGTCGCGctatttcacgaataatttGCAAAAAATCGAATTCGATTCTCCTATCGATGCGAACAATTCGAAACTAATACAAATGACAAGTATAGTACAATAACTAACGACAGTCttctatttataaatttaattttttgcatTGAAAAATTTTCGATTCTTAAAACTAAAACTATTGAATGATAATTTTGttgatttatatatttgaaattatatcacttaaaaattaagatttttaaATTAGATAGCCCGttttaaatgtatattattCCTAGAAAATCTAAGAGTCTTCTGTTAATTGCACCAGCACGATTTTACGATATCTGATTCTATTACAGCCTCTGGCGTGCAGTTCGCTCTGTATAACGATAGAGAATTCCGGCAGCGTACGATTTCATTGGATTTGTATTAAACAGAATTTCGTGCAGTATGAAAACCTAAGCCAATATTCGATCACCGCACATTCCGTATCGAAACGTTTAACGACTTTAATTAGAACGATAGCCGATTGGCAGCAAAAACAGATCTGTTTTAACATCCATTGACTAAATGGAATAGTAAATCTTGTTAATTTCAAGTTTCGTCAAAATGAATAATTGCAAAACAAACATGTGGATCCGTTGAACGTATATGAAAGCTTCTACGTGATATCGGATAATTATTAAGTTAACATTTCatcaacgaaataaatttaaatttcatgaAAGTAAATAGAAACCATTAGaaaggaaaattatattactctctgataACGTTCTCAGTCTTAAGAAAAATTGCATAGTTAATTATACAAGGCACAATAAAATAATCGCTACTGGAAATGGgtgaaaaataataagaacGAATCTCGTGATCGATAATCAACAGAAAATACATCGTTTCTCgttatcagaattttaattaacgatgAAATAACTGAGGAATGTTATTTGACATTGGTTGAAGTTAATTAAAAGTGCGCTGacgattttaaaaaattaaggaCTTAATATCATTCAATAAAATAGTTCCAAAACTCTTGCAATTTGATTACATCAGTATATCAAAGTAAAACAGTTGTAATTTAAAGTAATAGCTATTTGAAAATAGCCATTACCGTACATATATGAGGATCAACTACTTTATTTCTTGTAAATGTTCCAAGCTAACCCGATGTATAAATCGTTCGTCCCAAATCGTTTCCGTGAATTATGCCATGGCAAATTCTCAAATTATTGTGTCCATGGGTCAATGTACACGCCAGCAGGGGATCTTATACAGACTACAATTCCCATTGGTATGATCACTCGTTCCAGATAGAAGTAGCTTGTCAGTTCATGCGACTGATACGAGCATAAAAGATAATGCGCAATTGCGCAATCAAGAGCGGAGTATGGTATcctatttattaataaattgtaataaaagtAGCGAATGAAGATACTTTCttctaaataaattattaaaaatatgtctAAAACTATTAATTCAGAAATAACATTCTGTTTAGAGATATGGATATTTATGTAGTATTAGATCTTTTAGATCTAATTAAATGAGTTATACGTGAGTTAtacataaagaaaaatatccaaaatacaAAGAAACTATTGctatcaaattaatttattgaaaaagttACTTTTTATCGGAAagttatatttataactaaatcataaaaatataatgacTTAAACGAAAACAAAAGATTTCATACATCGATCAGAATTCAATAGATTCGAGCTTGACGCTTTAAACTTATAAGGATAAAATATCATAGTGCATCAAGAATCACTTCATATAAACACGAATGATGATAATTGATACTAACCCTATTTACTTAATCGTTAAATCAAAAATATTGTACTATAACAGCAGTTAATGAATTTACATTTTGCTTTGACAGATTCGTATGAGAATTACGAAAAACTTTCACATGAACGAGACATCCGCGATTTTAATATCAACGCCTGGTAAAATTACAGGCAACGATTTATTCACGTTTGTATAGAAACTCGTATACACCATGGGGATACACTATCTTAGATAGAAATACGGTATGTATAAAGTATGCCAACAACAAAAGAAGGAATAGACGCCTATACGATAAATTTGAGACTGGATTAATTACGTTCTACgaatacaaaaaattatacTTCTAAGTCCTCGTGTGATTATGTATGTGCGTGAATACTAAAGCAATTCTTGGAACTAATCAGAATCGTCTCTTCTTGTATGCACCCGCCACGCTTCCAACACATATATACTCATTCTAGCAAATCGCGAATCACATTCGCGGTCTCTGCGTTACATGATTACGCATCATAGATCAAATTCCTTATCTCACTGATCACGCGCATTGTTCGTTCGTAACGCTGCATTTATAAATTCGTTTATACTATCATTCGCTATCTAAACCCTTAAGACATTCgctataaataatttgtaaaatatacacATTTTTTACAGAACAGCATCTTTGCAACGACACATTAGCAATGAAATAGTTACTATCGCAAGGAACAATTCGATAAAGATAAGATAATGCAATACCATCCATTTACGTTCATTATGCTCTTTAGAATCAACGACATTCGTATAAATTTATTGATAGTGACAAATTTATTGATAGACACGATGTGAAATCGGACGGACTGCATCAACCATCTTTTAAGGTACTAACGTAAGAACTCCATTcgtatttatcatattttaattCATCCACGGTGGACAGGAAGTCGGTGGTTGATATGTCTGTGAAATTGGCACCTGATAATGCTGCACATTTTGAGGAGGATGCTGCGGTCGCTGCTGATGATGCGGCGGTGGTGGTGGCGGTGGATTGCAAATGGATTGCATCAATGGGTGTGAATTGTAAGGAGGAGGTTTTGTCGTATACGGTGGCATTTGATTATACTCAACATTCAACGGATGCTCCAATATCGCATTTTGTATAGGCGAACGATTACCTTCAATGTGTCCTAGATAATTACGAAAACATTTAATCATTATTCTATACACCGAAATTTAggagtaaaatataaaaaatgaacactcttgtaaagaaaattacaaataaatgaagAGCTATTTCAAAACATAATGAAACataaatgattattttaaataatttgaaagCCACATTAATTGTAGGCGTACAATTTTAAAAGCTTCTCTTAGATATTTATTAGACATAATCAAGTGTTCCATATTAAAATCGAGACATAATCATGtggattttatttacaaacatATACAACTATACAATTATCGACAGTATCGTTATTCGTTGTGAATACCTCTGGGTCTAATTTGTGGTGGTGGCATATTTGTTGGAGGTAATGTAGGACACACTCCTTGATGCTCTCCATCCCTTGGCATTGGTGGTGGTCTGCCCCATGGAACTCTAACATGATGTGTTTGCCATGGTGCCTGTGGTGGAAGTGAAGGAGGCAGAGGCGGTCCTCCAGGATGTATGTTTATCGAATCTCCGATCGGATTTTGCTCATTTCctattacatacatttataCATACAATGAAATTTGTTCTCCAGCTTATAggaaacataaaaataaatataccaGAACAAATGTTAGATATACCTGTATTTATGCCTGCAGTTTTTTGATCCAAGCTGCGTTTCTCAcctaaataatgaaaattcatgaaatgaaataaagtACATATACAAGATGATGTGGAATAACTATATGTAaagtatattataaaattaaatatggCAAATAACGTGatgaaatattgtaatacaactattaattaatgataaattaaaaataaaataaaattataatatatccTTTCCTTTTACTTAAAACTCAAGCTACAATTTGTTAATATGCAGATTAAAATATTAGTTGATTTGTTTAAATCAATACTGCGCAGTGATAAATTCTCTAAGTATTTCTTAAAGTTCTACGGAACACTAACAATATTTCACGCTGTTCACCATttcttaagaaagaaaaaaaatagtgATTATGACGACTAAATGCATCTGGAAGcgcataataaatatatccaTGACATTAGGTCACGATTGCTGTAAAGCCTCCTTAGTTTATGTTGTTTGTTTCATTCGTGAtctgcaaaataaaatttattattaaaaatttgttttcatcTCCATCACCCAAATTCCTGCTTTAAGACATCCATCAGATTATTATTCAATTCACTGTAAAACAAATGATGAAATCAATTGCATACAATTATTTAACAAATCCAACATTTTTACTCTGTAAACTTTGTAcacatttatagaaaaagctacattaaataatttgtaaacaCCATGAATCATTAATGTCAATATGACAGGCTGCTGCTCCATGTATTCACATGTCCAGCGTCAGAGATCTAATTCCAAGATACATATCCCTGGCATTTCGACTTGTTAAACTTAAAATACTCATATTAAAACATAGAATGCATTTCAACAGAACACGAACGATAATAATTATAGTTAATACTGGTTAAAAGTAATCactgaaatataaaatcactTCATTGCACAGAGATCTGAAAACACATATACATACTTTAATAAAAAACATATGAAAAAGCATTAAAATTAGGATGCTTAAGTtaactattttaattatataatataatgtagcGAAAGTTTTGTTAATtctaaataataacaaataaagaTAAATGGAAAGCAATCTATCTGTGGTATCGTAAACTTCGTAGACAATTCCGGAAGTCTATCTGCAATGTGTCCGGATGAGTACATGAAAAAGCGAATCGCTAAGACATATGGATTAAGAGTAAGGGCAAATTCGTATTgtttagtaaaaaatatatttacagtaAGTAATGTACTACAAGCTAAGAGTATTAAGAAACAATGCTAGATACCCAtctgaaatgaaaatataaagacAGTACTgagttataaatataaaaattattaattccgACTAATTCatgtaatgaaattaaaatatttattttgaagaaatatatgtacattattaAATACATTCAATATATTGCACTTAATCATTATTATCTATGAAGAACTACACTCGTGTTAATTTTCAAAAGGTATCCAGCATTCTTTCATTTTGAATACTCTTAGTTACAGACCTTGATGTGGAGGTGGCATTAGCAGCTTGTTTCGATCTCCATGAGGAAGGCCTGCAGCTGCTTGTGATGGACCATGTAAGACTTGTTGCTGTCGATCACCTTCTCTGCTTAAACAATTCAgtttcaaattattaattcaCAATTGATGATTATAAAGTAaacatttcaaaatttaagCAAATATCACCTGATGCACAGCCATGGATATTTCTGAAATGTTAAAAGCACCTGGTGTCTCCAGGTTATAGTTAATGATACCAAACTTTGTCTAAAAAGTACTTAATTGtgttataacttaatagcACAGAATATTATACTAAAAGAATTAGATTACTCTTTAcacaatttataaattgtaattttagtATTGTAATTTTagtattgtaattttattattgtaatgtcattttattattttcattgagagtaataataacaaaataagcAATACTGACAgtgtatatatttacaaaaaaatttaccagaagaaatatataaatacctaaatattttttctctgCATAATATTCTGTGAAAAAATTAGTTATATTCACAATCATTTACTTTAAACATTTTGATTACTCGGATCTATCTTTATActaattttatacttttttacaagtaaaaaacagaataagtatatttgaaaatagttTGATTGtgaatatgtaaaattttttataccAAATTATAGTTGCAAGAATAAATTGATGTTCCTTACTctataatatcaaatatattttgcttttttattttttattttattttatttttttctttcattataattataaatttgtgAGTAAGGAACAACTAAAAAACTTCCTGCTATCTATTGAGTTTGGTACATCTTGATCAAAGCAGGTTTctgaaaaaaatttaattttattgaattgcATGTGTTTAAGCttactataatataaaataaaatgactATATATaagttacaattttttttcgtATCTAAGCAATGAATTATTAAGCAGCTTTCACAAAATTAGAGATTCCATCACAGTTGGTACTAATACAAAATGTAATTGCAAACATTAAATGTGTATActtatacatatttctttttcagcTTTAATATTAATCAGACACTATAAATAAACatgtttattttgtattttaaatatgtatttaaatataattgagGTTCATTAAACCTGCTTTATTCACCTAATAAATTTTAGTGTTCTTGCATATTGCAAGAAACTTTTACTTCATATGTATAAATGACATAACTatatctaataaaagtaagtgAATAAAAGTTTCAACGATTTTACTTACCCTGTTCCATGACGCTGAGCAGGTAGAGGACCACACTGATAAGGTGATGTTTCCTATTATAATACAAAAGTTTATTTGAGTTTTTAATGTCTTATACAGtagtaaatttttattttatcagaCATGAATTCTAAAAACTAACCGAATTTGTTTCAACGTCTGAAAATCTTCTTTTTACGCCATGAGACTTTTGTTCTGGGGAATCAGGCTTTTGCTCAAACTGTTGAGGTGGTGGTTGAACTGTATAATGTACTTGAGGAGGTATGTGACCATTCTGATATTGCATATGCTGTGCATGATACTGTATCTGTGCTTGAACTTGCGGTGGAGGTACATTATGTAAAGGTATATTTGCGGGTGGCATCTGAACctattaaattttacattcttATTCATATATActttaattcataaaaatgtatacataCTATAACATTACCTGTAGTTGTCCCTGCGATTGCATCATTTGTTGCGGTTGTTGTGCTTGATATAGCCATGGAGCATTTTGTGAAGAAGGTGCTTGCGTCGGCGGTGGAATACTAGTAAGAACATTCATAGAGTTTGACATTTGAGCAGCAGGCGGTGGTACAATTTGCGGAGGTGGTACTGGTTGTGGCTGTGGCCCTTGATCCACTGGTCCTTCTTGTTGATGTTGAACCTCACCTCCAGGAGGAAGAGGATGTTGTTGAGGATGTTGGGGCGATTGAGCATTAGGGACCAAAAATGTTTGCGTAGACGGAGGAGGTACTTGTAAATGAAATTGGGGAGCATGACCTTCAAACTGTGGTGGTAACATATGCTGAGCCACAGCCTGAGATTGTTCATGATTTTGCTGCAACTGTGGTGGAACAATATGCTCCCCAGGTTGTAACACAAACTGTGTTTGAGATTGTGATGCAGCTGCTTGCACCTGCTGATATTGTATTTGGTAAGTTTGTGGTACTGGAGGTGGTGGTTGATTTGGCGGGAAGTTTGGCGGAGGAAAATGAAGGTGTAATAATGGTGGAGGTGGTTGTTGAGTTATGTTAATTGGAGCTGCTGGAGGTGGCTGTTGTAAATTCACGTTAACAGCTTCGATTATCCCTTGTGGCGGTGTAGAAGGCCTTTGTACATTTGGTTGTGTATAAACATAAGAAACTGCACCATTAACTGGCGCACTACTACTTGTAATGAAGTTTTGTTGAGCTGGACTCTGTGGCGGTGGTTGACTCATAACATACATTTGGGCTACAGGTTGCGGTGATGATTGTGATCCAGGTTGAATCCCTTGAATTTGTAGCGGTTGCCCAGGATGAATTTGATATTGCACTTGACTGACTGTTGATGGAGGACCAATTAATTGTACTTGTCCAACTGGCGGGGGTGGCATAAATGTTTGTATTTCCTTCAAGCAAAACATTCCATTATAACAGAACTaatattagatttaataggtagtaaataaatctataaatttgtttgtttgttacCTGTGTTTGTGGTGGTGGTACCAATGGTCCAGAATGGGGTGGAATGTGGACTCCAGGTGGAGGAACTGTTATACCAGAGCCTGGTGCACCAGTCACTGTAGCAGTGAGAATGGTTGCTGGCAATGTTACTACACTACTTTGTGGGTGTTGTATAATATCTGTTAAGAATGATTTGCGACAATTACAGACAGAATTTCTAACAGCCATGAACTATTAGTGTATGTGCTCTACCTTGATGTTGTATAGTAACAACATTAGGCTGTCCCAAAGTACCAATGTTCATGGTTTGAAATTGTGCTATAAAAGATGAAAGTGATAACAAATGAAAATCTATAATCACATTTAATgtttataaaatgtaattgaTTCATACTTTGTGGCATTTGCGACTGTTCTATAACTTGCTGTGATTGTACTGGTGGTGGTTGCTGCTGTATATATGATTGCAATTCCGATTGCATTGTCTGgattaaattaattgctaACTGTTTTGCATTTTGTAATGCTTCTGGCTTTGGATGCCTATACAAACagaatgtataatataattaattattataaattcaaaattattataaagaaaatgtataattCATCTTACTCTATATACAAATGCAGTGGTTCTGGAGATTCAGTGCCTAAAACAGGATCAATGAATTGCGACCCTCTACCCCTTAAAGTTATATTTGCACCTGTTTCACCCCTAATGTATAATAGATTTGCTCCACCTGCACCTATAATTCTACCTCTTAAATCAAATCCTTCTGGAGCATTTTCTATCCCAACACAGATTTTTtcctataaaaataattgtgttAATGACAATAAAAGACATATATATGCACATAGTAACTATGCATAATATAAAAGTACTGCATACCACAGATGTAACTCCGGAATGTAAACTCATAAGAGGTGGCGGTGCATTAGTAAATCTACTTGGCCTATTTAAAGAACTTTGATGTtctgttttaataatttcattaattttttgtaTAGCCGCTGTAAAGAGGATAAAATcctaaattattaacaatttgcAAAAGAGAAATAAACAGAAGTAAAGCAACATACAATCTACATTATGTTTTGCATGCCCTTGTATATAAAGATACAAAGGTCGCTCATTAGGGCAACGTAACTTCTCTTGTTCTGTCATAAAACGTCCACGTGTTGAAACAGTAGCACCTAAAAGTTAGTTAACATGTCCaacataaataattgttatataaaatagatttaAGTAACATGTAGCATAAAAAGTTCCACAAgaagatattataaaatataaaaaatatacctgAGTAAGAATTAATTTCATCTTGTATGTAACCCTTCGTAAGCAGTGTGCGGGCACTAGGTggtatttcattaatttcaaacTCTGATGTATATGTTTCCCCATTTTTAAAGGTTGCATTTgaagttgttaactatttgttgtagaaataaaattaacttaaaaaatacttataccaaaattaaattatttcatgaACATACCTTATTGTTTGAATCTGAACCCCTTAGTTTTCCTTTAGCCATAgggataaaatatatacaactTTGCCGAATATCTCTTTTTTCATAACGTCAACACATACAGAAGATTAACGTCATTCGAACATTTTTCACTGTactaaaaaaagtaaataaatgatTGTAATATCTCCATTACGATACTTCCTTTTCTAGCTGTAAGTAAATCACGTAAATGGTATAAATTTTAGGTTATTACAGATACATAGtaataaatttccaattaaaCACCAATGACTTGAATTTTATTGCTACACATACCGTTATTTACTAAATCTAAGAGTGATTTACGATTTCACATGACAAACTCGCGATCAAAATACTTAACAgcgaattaattttaaaatgatatcGCAAAATTATTAATCGGTACTACAAATCACTTACTACCATTTTTTAGTACTCTATCGTTGTGTGAGACGCTGTGACAGTGACAGACTTGCGCGTATTAGATAAAGTTGCCATgttaattttacatatatgaAAAACAAAAGATTATGTAACTAGACaagtaatattttcaattttccatgTATTCCTTAATTatgattttaaaaaattttacgataagttattatagattttatcCCCTTAATCGAAGTAGCATATAAagtattggaaatatttttttatattacacaCAGTGAATATcaagattaaattaaaattaaagcaTAGTTTTCCAGAATGTGTttagaggaaaagaaagaaataatacaaggaattttttattgaataaatagtttatttaattttttcattataatatGTGCATCTtcttattttgtaatataattaaaatataaataattgcgTGCTATGGACAGAAATATCGcgccgacatacatatatatacttcGTTTATTgtgcaaatataaataaatcatatttGACTAGTTTGcgcatttaattaatataaagaacagcttgaaaaattcattatgTACTATTGTTACAAAAAATGCGTTAatctttcttaaaatattacatttacaactcctaaacttgaataatactaaaaaaataacaatatattGTTTCTATTTAGTTATTATATGTACGTATTTAGATAATACATAGCTTCCTACCAAAAATTATagacatttttattaataattcttctaaaaaatatttgttaagcttTAAACTCTATTATATTGTTTTCTCATGCAGAATATAATGattttgattatttatttgaattttacattattttatatatttctcaGGAAAAAAGTTATTTGACAGAAAGACAATGAAAATTCATCTATTATTTTGCCACATAAAGCTTAactattatatgtataaatataccACTCATGTACATATTGTttgaagaaatagaaaaatagattGTCCTTAgtcataaatatattaatatttgtaactTACTCAATGTATGGTTACCTTCTCCAAAATTactttttgaagaaatttgccattaaaataattaattaaaaataagtaatttagttcaattttaattttacatcaGTGGCACGAATCAGTCTCTTCTCCCAATAAGGCCCTTTTAAAATCTACAAATTCcactttcaatattttcaattataaatataagatataaaacattttttaacttGCAGTACAAACAGAGCTTAAAAAACTTTTAAACATGCTCATTATGTAAACTGCATACagttgtaataaaatatatagttgACAAAGAAACTGATATATAACATTTGTTATACAAAACAATTTAATGTAATAAGATCTGAAAGACAATGAAGCTGATAAAAAGGAATGTCGTTATTATGTACATGAGTTATTAAGTGTAAAATATAAGTTCAGGAATTTGTCCTTCATCAGTAGATGTTCCATTATTATCTCCAGTCTCAATACTAAATTCAAACTTAACTTTTCCATTCCCTGAATCACTATCCACCATGACTGTTTTTAAACCCTTAGTTCCAAAATGAGAATAGGGGCCCTAAAATAGAATGCACAATGATAATCAACGTAAGAATACATTGAAAATAACTATCATATAC includes:
- the LOC126878290 gene encoding uncharacterized protein LOC126878290 isoform X3, encoding MAKGKLRGSDSNNKLTTSNATFKNGETYTSEFEINEIPPSARTLLTKGYIQDEINSYSGATVSTRGRFMTEQEKLRCPNERPLYLYIQGHAKHNVDSAIQKINEIIKTEHQSSLNRPSRFTNAPPPLMSLHSGVTSVEKICVGIENAPEGFDLRGRIIGAGGANLLYIRGETGANITLRGRGSQFIDPVLGTESPEPLHLYIEHPKPEALQNAKQLAINLIQTMQSELQSYIQQQPPPVQSQQVIEQSQMPQMTGAPGSGITVPPPGVHIPPHSGPLVPPPQTQEIQTFMPPPPVGQVQLIGPPSTVSQVQYQIHPGQPLQIQGIQPGSQSSPQPVAQMYVMSQPPPQSPAQQNFITSSSAPVNGAVSYVYTQPNVQRPSTPPQGIIEAVNVNLQQPPPAAPINITQQPPPPLLHLHFPPPNFPPNQPPPPVPQTYQIQYQQVQAAASQSQTQFVLQPGEHIVPPQLQQNHEQSQAVAQHMLPPQFEGHAPQFHLQVPPPSTQTFLVPNAQSPQHPQQHPLPPGGEVQHQQEGPVDQGPQPQPVPPPQIVPPPAAQMSNSMNVLTSIPPPTQAPSSQNAPWLYQAQQPQQMMQSQGQLQVQMPPANIPLHNVPPPQVQAQIQYHAQHMQYQNGHIPPQVHYTVQPPPQQFEQKPDSPEQKSHGVKRRFSDVETNSETSPYQCGPLPAQRHGTGEGDRQQQVLHGPSQAAAGLPHGDRNKLLMPPPHQGEKRSLDQKTAGINTGNEQNPIGDSINIHPGGPPLPPSLPPQAPWQTHHVRVPWGRPPPMPRDGEHQGVCPTLPPTNMPPPQIRPRGHIEGNRSPIQNAILEHPLNVEYNQMPPYTTKPPPYNSHPLMQSICNPPPPPPPHHQQRPQHPPQNVQHYQVPISQTYQPPTSCPPWMN